A genomic region of Catalinimonas niigatensis contains the following coding sequences:
- a CDS encoding LacI family DNA-binding transcriptional regulator gives MAKNSRTTIHDIARKLNITASTVSRALNNKPRISENTRKAVMKVAKQLNYQPNNIAAALRNGKSHLIGIIVPTADRSFFASVVRGIEEIANTINYKVIICQSYDNYEKEIQTIDALINARVDGIIASIGKNTEDFSHFKRVLDRDIPLVLFDRVTDELDVSQVMINDYLGAYKVVEHLIEQGCTRIAHFTSPKKVSIYLERLRGYKAALRDHDLPYKEELVIASNLQLEDGRSSMEQLLKLKVRPDAVFSASDYGAMGAMQLLKENRIKIPEEIALAGFSNEPFTSFTDPTLTTVDQLSITMGNFTAELFFDLLNAEKKPISQKTVLTPQIIIRGSSLRKRT, from the coding sequence ATGGCAAAGAACTCCAGGACCACTATACACGATATTGCCAGAAAACTAAATATCACGGCTTCTACCGTATCTCGCGCTCTGAATAACAAACCAAGGATCAGCGAAAATACCCGGAAGGCTGTAATGAAAGTAGCAAAACAGCTCAACTATCAGCCCAATAATATCGCTGCCGCCCTACGAAATGGCAAAAGTCATCTTATCGGCATTATCGTGCCTACTGCCGACCGTAGCTTTTTTGCATCGGTAGTAAGGGGTATAGAAGAAATTGCCAATACAATCAACTATAAAGTCATTATCTGCCAGTCATATGACAACTACGAAAAAGAAATACAAACGATAGATGCGTTGATCAATGCGAGAGTAGATGGTATTATTGCTTCCATTGGTAAGAATACAGAAGACTTCAGTCATTTCAAACGGGTACTGGACAGAGATATCCCTCTTGTCTTGTTTGATAGGGTTACCGATGAGTTGGATGTTAGTCAGGTCATGATCAATGATTATCTGGGAGCCTACAAAGTGGTAGAACACCTGATTGAACAGGGCTGTACGCGCATTGCCCATTTCACCAGTCCTAAAAAGGTAAGTATTTACTTAGAGCGTTTAAGGGGATACAAGGCTGCTCTTCGCGATCATGACCTTCCTTATAAAGAAGAATTGGTCATTGCAAGCAATCTCCAGCTTGAAGATGGTAGAAGTAGTATGGAGCAGCTTCTAAAACTGAAAGTACGTCCGGATGCTGTATTTTCTGCCAGTGATTATGGTGCTATGGGTGCGATGCAGCTATTGAAAGAGAACCGGATAAAAATTCCTGAAGAGATAGCATTGGCGGGTTTCAGTAATGAACCGTTTACATCATTTACTGACCCTACCCTTACTACGGTAGATCAATTGAGCATCACGATGGGTAACTTTACTGCAGAATTGTTTTTTGATCTGCTCAATGCAGAAAAAAAACCTATCAGTCAAAAAACTGTACTTACCCCTCAGATCATCATAAGAGGCTCTTCCTTGAGAAAGAGAACGTAA
- a CDS encoding alpha/beta hydrolase family protein, which yields MTFISGKLSAQSVDTTLLRQGKFFTAEEGAAALEKYSATYDDLASWKERANLIREGIWEGLGLSPDFKKTPLKPIIHSKRTYDGYTVENVAFESMPGFFVTGNLYRPSQQQSSYPAILSAHGHFQGEEYTGRTREEMQRRCAALARMGAIVFAYDMVGYGDADQNDHKHPQALALQTINSIRALDFLHTLSEVDKGRIGMTGASGGGTQTFLLTALDDRIAVSVPVVMVSAHFFGGCVCESGLPIHQSHEHETSNVEIAALAAPRPMLLISDGKDWTLNTPEVEYPYIKNIYALYGKAENVENIHLPDEGHDYGISKREGAYRFFAEHLDLSLEKVLNKEGEIDESFITVEPHKNLQVFDTRHPRPKYAVQGDQAVSQLLSSYKKK from the coding sequence ATGACATTCATTAGCGGAAAACTTTCTGCTCAATCTGTAGACACTACGCTGCTCCGACAGGGTAAATTTTTTACTGCAGAAGAAGGCGCCGCTGCTTTGGAAAAATATTCGGCTACTTATGATGATCTGGCATCCTGGAAAGAACGCGCTAACCTCATTCGAGAAGGTATTTGGGAAGGTTTAGGTTTGTCTCCGGATTTTAAAAAGACTCCCCTCAAACCCATTATCCATAGTAAAAGAACTTATGATGGCTATACGGTAGAGAATGTAGCCTTTGAGAGTATGCCTGGTTTTTTTGTCACTGGAAATTTATACCGCCCTAGCCAGCAACAATCTTCTTATCCGGCGATACTTTCTGCTCATGGTCATTTTCAGGGAGAGGAATACACCGGCAGAACGCGCGAAGAAATGCAAAGACGCTGTGCTGCTTTAGCCCGTATGGGAGCCATTGTATTTGCCTATGATATGGTAGGTTATGGCGATGCCGATCAGAATGACCACAAACATCCTCAGGCACTTGCTTTGCAAACCATCAATAGCATTCGTGCTCTGGACTTTCTGCATACGCTTTCCGAAGTAGACAAAGGGCGCATAGGTATGACTGGCGCTTCCGGAGGAGGGACGCAAACTTTTCTACTCACTGCTTTGGACGATAGAATTGCCGTGTCCGTTCCGGTAGTGATGGTTTCCGCCCATTTCTTTGGAGGCTGTGTTTGTGAGAGCGGCCTGCCCATTCATCAAAGTCATGAGCATGAAACCAGCAACGTGGAGATTGCAGCGCTGGCTGCACCCCGCCCTATGTTACTGATCTCGGATGGAAAAGACTGGACACTAAATACACCTGAGGTGGAATATCCTTATATCAAAAATATTTATGCGTTGTATGGCAAAGCAGAAAATGTAGAGAATATTCATCTTCCTGACGAAGGACATGACTATGGTATCAGCAAAAGAGAAGGAGCCTACCGCTTTTTTGCCGAGCACTTAGATCTGTCATTGGAAAAAGTATTGAATAAAGAAGGAGAAATTGACGAAAGTTTTATCACTGTTGAACCTCATAAAAATCTACAGGTTTTTGATACAAGACACCCTCGTCCCAAATATGCTGTGCAGGGTGATCAAGCAGTCAGTCAATTATTGTCTTCTTACAAAAAGAAGTGA
- a CDS encoding sugar kinase: MRKKVVTFGEIMLRLATPHYQRFIQATEFEATYGGGEANVAVSLANYGLSPQFVTRLPNNDIGTAALSTLRKYNVGTDHIAFGGERLGIYFLESGAVSRGSKVVYDRAHSALSDIQSGMIDWDKALEGAEWFHWTGITPAVSQGAADVCLEGIKAANAKGITVSTDLNYRKNLWKYGKQASDVMPELVEGCDVILGNEEDAEKVFNIHPEGLDVTKGHVEAAAYESVCKQLMEKFPRAKKAIVTLRGSISASHNSWSGVMYNGKQLYEAPTYQITHIVDRVGGGDSFMGGVIYGLLTYPEDDQKALNFAVAASCLKHTIHGDFNLVTVDEVEKLMSGDASGRVSR, encoded by the coding sequence ATGCGTAAAAAAGTAGTTACTTTTGGAGAAATCATGTTGAGACTGGCCACCCCTCACTATCAGCGCTTCATACAAGCCACCGAGTTTGAAGCTACCTACGGCGGTGGAGAAGCCAATGTGGCGGTCTCTCTGGCCAATTACGGTTTATCTCCTCAGTTTGTCACCCGTCTGCCCAACAATGATATCGGCACCGCGGCCCTGTCTACCCTTAGAAAATATAATGTCGGCACCGATCATATCGCTTTTGGAGGAGAGCGTCTGGGCATCTACTTCCTGGAATCAGGAGCGGTGAGCCGAGGCAGCAAAGTGGTCTATGACCGAGCCCACTCTGCCCTCTCTGACATCCAGTCCGGTATGATTGACTGGGACAAAGCCCTGGAGGGTGCCGAATGGTTCCACTGGACAGGCATCACCCCGGCGGTCTCTCAAGGCGCAGCTGATGTCTGTCTGGAAGGTATCAAAGCCGCCAATGCCAAGGGCATCACCGTCTCTACCGATCTTAACTACCGCAAGAACCTGTGGAAGTATGGCAAGCAGGCTTCAGATGTCATGCCTGAGCTGGTGGAAGGTTGTGATGTGATCCTGGGCAATGAAGAAGATGCCGAGAAGGTATTCAACATCCATCCCGAAGGATTAGATGTGACCAAAGGTCATGTGGAGGCAGCAGCCTATGAGTCGGTCTGTAAGCAGTTGATGGAGAAGTTTCCCCGGGCTAAGAAAGCCATTGTGACCTTGAGAGGCTCTATCAGTGCCAGCCATAACTCCTGGTCAGGGGTAATGTACAATGGCAAACAGCTTTATGAAGCCCCCACTTACCAGATCACCCACATTGTGGACAGAGTAGGTGGAGGAGATTCATTTATGGGGGGGGTGATCTATGGTTTGCTCACCTATCCTGAAGATGATCAGAAAGCTTTGAACTTTGCTGTGGCTGCTTCCTGCCTGAAGCACACCATTCATGGTGACTTCAACCTGGTCACAGTAGATGAAGTAGAGAAGCTCATGAGTGGAGATGCTTCCGGAAGAGTCTCCAGATAA
- a CDS encoding glycosyltransferase: protein MMHEKSIAAIADRYFKRFGFKEAQIDAPVPSDMKIGLVIPCYNESELCSTLDSLSQCILPQFPVEILIVINNGLHDTEEVKLRNRQTQQEIEEWKKANDNTFLKIHLLIIEDLPYKHAGVGLARKIGMDEALMRFASIDYCGMIVCLDADCLVEANYLQVLEQVQITHSPKSSTIYFEHDIWQETNPALREGIIYYELFLRYYINALHYSAYPFAMHTIGSSMAVRADIYALSGGMNRRKAGEDFYFLHKVVPLGDFFLIQNTTVYPSARLSDRVPFGTGKAQQDWLMDKEKKSYTYHPDTFEDLKLLMESIPQLYEADYSDKDLISFAFSEPLRHFLNEQEFAERLKEMKGNSSSYQTFAKRFFSWFDGFKALKFVHYCRDYYYKEEELCSASQKLLKKLGLDSSQEALALLQAYRGLDKSRNQINLTLTL, encoded by the coding sequence ATGATGCATGAAAAATCAATTGCAGCAATCGCAGATCGGTATTTTAAACGATTTGGGTTTAAGGAAGCGCAAATAGATGCGCCAGTTCCCTCTGATATGAAGATTGGCCTGGTGATTCCCTGTTATAATGAATCAGAACTATGCAGTACACTGGATTCATTATCTCAATGCATACTTCCACAGTTTCCGGTAGAAATACTGATTGTGATCAATAATGGACTGCATGATACTGAGGAAGTAAAATTGAGAAATCGTCAGACACAACAAGAAATAGAGGAGTGGAAAAAGGCCAATGACAACACTTTTCTGAAAATACACCTCTTGATAATTGAGGACCTGCCTTACAAACATGCAGGTGTGGGCCTGGCCAGAAAGATCGGTATGGATGAAGCTTTGATGCGTTTTGCTTCTATTGATTATTGTGGAATGATCGTATGTCTGGATGCAGATTGTCTTGTAGAGGCCAACTATCTGCAAGTATTAGAGCAGGTGCAAATAACGCATTCCCCCAAAAGCAGCACAATTTACTTTGAGCATGATATTTGGCAAGAAACCAATCCAGCGCTTCGGGAAGGAATTATTTACTACGAATTATTTTTGCGTTACTATATAAATGCGCTCCACTATAGTGCTTATCCTTTTGCTATGCATACTATTGGCTCAAGCATGGCGGTAAGAGCAGATATCTATGCGTTGAGTGGAGGTATGAACCGTCGTAAAGCAGGAGAGGATTTTTATTTTCTGCATAAAGTGGTTCCTTTGGGAGATTTCTTTCTTATCCAAAATACTACAGTCTATCCATCAGCACGTTTATCGGATCGGGTACCCTTTGGTACAGGCAAAGCACAGCAGGATTGGCTTATGGATAAGGAAAAAAAGAGTTATACCTATCATCCGGATACATTTGAAGACCTAAAATTATTGATGGAAAGCATTCCGCAACTTTATGAAGCTGATTATTCTGATAAAGATTTAATCAGTTTTGCTTTTTCTGAGCCATTAAGACATTTTCTAAATGAACAAGAATTTGCTGAAAGACTTAAAGAGATGAAGGGAAATTCATCCAGCTATCAGACTTTTGCCAAACGATTTTTTTCCTGGTTTGACGGCTTTAAAGCTTTAAAATTTGTACATTACTGTAGAGATTATTATTATAAAGAAGAGGAACTGTGTAGTGCAAGTCAAAAACTACTTAAAAAGCTAGGTTTGGATAGTTCGCAGGAAGCGTTAGCGCTTCTACAAGCATACAGAGGCCTTGACAAAAGCAGAAATCAGATAAATTTAACGCTGACTTTATGA
- a CDS encoding hybrid sensor histidine kinase/response regulator: MRLLLYLLFPFLHIPSLLYGQYKSIKFEHVRADQEISSNVICVLQDSRGFMWFGTRDGLNKYDGYNLTVYKHNDRDSSSISHPTVMDIIEDKKGNLWLATWEGGLNMYSRDKDRFVNYKFDDATPNPISSNLISSIFIDSQDNFWVGTKGGGLNLFNEENGSFTHYRHQSNDVASLSNDIVTDVYEDSQQNLWIGTNEGGLNLFNRKTQSFTRLQYDKNDKQSLSHNYVSEIFEDSHNRLWVGTKGGGLNLLDTKTQTFRHFRHSPYDEKSLTSDVVLCIAEDEQGMLWIGTENGGISIFDPETETFQNYKQDGTDDTSLGNNSIYDIYRDNKGNMWIGTFSSGLHFVNIDFKQFTHYKHNSFPYSLSNDNVLCIYEDSKENLWIGTDGGGLNLFDREKGSFYHYKHILGNDNSIAGNHVLRITEDSQGNLWIGSWGDGVTVFNKEKNTYKHFKHDPDNPYSISSNNIWNIFEDSEKNIWLATYSNGLNLYDAKKESFIHFKHNAESKASISHNTVNNVFEDSQGRLWVGTKGGGLNLMDRQKQTFTRFLHKEEENSISNNYTSCIFEDSRGNLWIGTEEGLNHLDSKTNKFTNYLQVDGLPHEFIFGILEDDQSNLWISTKKGLSRYSPQSNTFKNFGVSDGLQADEYREAYFKSRSGKMYFGGINGFNEFHPDSIKERVFTPPLLITNFEIFNSAVPITQYEEEEGILHKHVSETKEIVLSHEHSVFSFEFASLNYTLPEKKQYAYQLEGFDASWNYVGTKHMATYTNLDPGSYTFKVKGLDNQGNWSRDTASIALTITPPFWQTWWFRGVSLFFLVGSLVGFFHIRMRVINHQKEALERQVKERTEQLESLTKEERKARLEAEQANRAKSVFLATMSHEIRTPMNGVMGMASLLEETALTQEQQEYTTTIRSSSESLLAVINDILDFSKIESGRMELENYDFNLRNCVEDVLDLFATKATSNRVDLVLQMDSHIPIQVKGDPLRLRQILMNLVGNAIKFTEKGEVFIGIHLLHRNETDLALKFEIRDTGIGIPAEKMERLFQAFSQGDPSTTRKYGGSGLGLVICEKLIEMMGGNIQVQSKEGVGSSFTFNIQIQNSQQIKEDTIIREIACLQGKRVLIADNNAKVREVLSMQLKAWKLFPVAAASFEHAMKLLEDNSFDLIMMDSQMPGMSEIRLNKKIANQGFQIPLIFLNVVGNDGELISERHITSVLHKPIRQQVLLDHLLSIFRQVETQVKVESETRVLSDHLAVQYPLSILIAEDNLVNQKLATRILEKLGYTPDLAKDGKEAVEAVFQKHYDIIFMDVQMPEMDGLDATREIRKTSSYQPVIIALTANAMQGDREMCLKAQMNDYLHKPFKIDELANIIKHWASKLRIEKEHQLNP, encoded by the coding sequence ATGAGACTCCTGCTATATCTGCTATTTCCTTTTCTCCACATTCCTTCACTATTATACGGACAATACAAAAGTATCAAGTTTGAACATGTCAGAGCTGATCAGGAAATCTCAAGTAATGTAATCTGCGTTTTGCAGGACAGCCGGGGGTTTATGTGGTTTGGAACCCGTGATGGTCTTAATAAATATGATGGTTACAATCTTACAGTGTACAAACACAACGACCGGGATAGCAGCAGCATAAGCCATCCCACAGTGATGGATATCATAGAAGATAAAAAAGGCAATCTGTGGCTGGCAACCTGGGAGGGAGGGCTGAACATGTACAGTCGGGATAAAGATCGTTTTGTTAACTACAAATTTGATGATGCTACTCCAAACCCAATTTCTTCTAACCTGATCAGTAGCATTTTTATTGATAGTCAAGACAACTTCTGGGTGGGTACAAAGGGAGGAGGACTCAATTTATTCAATGAAGAAAATGGCTCATTTACACACTACAGACATCAAAGTAACGATGTAGCCAGTTTGAGTAATGATATAGTGACGGATGTATATGAAGATAGTCAGCAGAATTTATGGATAGGTACTAATGAAGGAGGGCTCAACCTCTTTAATAGAAAAACTCAAAGCTTTACCAGATTACAGTATGATAAAAATGATAAGCAATCTTTGAGTCACAACTATGTTTCGGAGATTTTTGAAGATAGTCACAATCGTTTATGGGTAGGAACAAAAGGAGGAGGGCTTAACTTATTGGATACAAAAACGCAAACTTTTCGCCACTTCAGACACTCCCCTTATGACGAAAAAAGCTTAACCAGCGATGTGGTGCTATGTATCGCAGAAGATGAGCAGGGCATGCTCTGGATTGGAACAGAAAATGGGGGCATCAGCATTTTTGACCCGGAAACAGAAACCTTCCAAAACTACAAACAGGATGGTACAGACGATACAAGCCTGGGCAATAATTCTATCTATGACATTTATAGAGACAACAAAGGGAATATGTGGATAGGCACTTTTAGTAGTGGCTTGCATTTTGTCAATATAGATTTCAAACAATTTACTCACTACAAACACAATTCTTTCCCCTACAGCCTTAGCAATGACAATGTACTCTGTATCTACGAAGACTCTAAAGAAAACCTATGGATAGGTACCGATGGAGGAGGGCTTAATCTGTTTGACAGAGAAAAAGGGTCCTTCTACCATTATAAGCACATACTTGGAAATGACAATAGTATTGCCGGGAACCATGTCTTGAGGATAACAGAAGATAGTCAGGGTAATTTATGGATAGGCTCCTGGGGAGATGGAGTGACAGTTTTTAATAAAGAAAAAAACACCTACAAACACTTCAAACATGACCCTGATAATCCATACAGCATCAGTAGTAATAACATATGGAACATCTTTGAAGATTCGGAGAAAAACATCTGGCTGGCTACTTACAGCAATGGATTAAATTTGTATGATGCTAAAAAAGAAAGCTTTATTCATTTTAAACATAATGCTGAAAGCAAAGCTAGTATAAGCCACAATACTGTCAACAATGTGTTTGAAGATAGTCAGGGACGCTTGTGGGTTGGGACCAAAGGTGGGGGATTAAATCTTATGGACAGGCAGAAACAAACTTTTACCAGATTCCTGCATAAAGAAGAAGAAAACAGTATCAGCAATAATTATACGAGTTGCATTTTTGAGGATAGCCGAGGGAATTTGTGGATTGGTACTGAGGAGGGGTTAAATCATCTGGATAGTAAAACAAATAAATTTACCAACTATCTTCAGGTAGATGGGTTACCCCATGAGTTTATTTTTGGCATATTGGAAGATGATCAAAGTAACCTGTGGATTAGTACTAAGAAAGGTTTATCCAGGTATAGCCCTCAGTCAAATACTTTTAAAAACTTTGGAGTGTCAGACGGTCTTCAGGCGGATGAATACCGCGAAGCTTACTTTAAGAGCCGTTCCGGAAAAATGTATTTCGGTGGCATCAATGGTTTCAATGAATTTCATCCTGACAGTATCAAAGAAAGGGTCTTTACTCCACCTTTGCTGATTACTAATTTCGAGATTTTCAACAGTGCTGTGCCTATTACCCAGTATGAAGAAGAGGAAGGTATTCTCCATAAGCATGTCTCAGAAACAAAAGAGATAGTCCTTTCTCACGAGCATTCGGTTTTCTCATTTGAGTTTGCTTCTCTCAACTATACGCTTCCCGAGAAAAAGCAGTATGCTTACCAATTGGAAGGTTTTGATGCAAGCTGGAATTATGTAGGTACTAAGCATATGGCTACTTACACCAATTTAGATCCCGGATCATACACATTTAAAGTAAAAGGATTGGATAACCAGGGAAACTGGTCGAGGGACACTGCCTCCATAGCGCTTACCATCACACCTCCCTTCTGGCAAACCTGGTGGTTTAGAGGAGTTTCATTATTTTTCTTGGTAGGTAGTCTTGTAGGGTTCTTTCATATCCGGATGCGCGTTATCAATCATCAAAAAGAAGCGCTTGAGCGACAAGTAAAAGAAAGAACTGAGCAGTTGGAAAGCCTGACCAAAGAAGAAAGGAAAGCCCGGCTTGAAGCCGAGCAGGCAAACCGGGCCAAGAGTGTATTTTTAGCCACCATGAGTCACGAAATTCGTACGCCTATGAACGGTGTTATGGGTATGGCCTCACTTCTCGAGGAAACGGCTCTGACACAGGAACAACAGGAGTACACCACTACAATCCGTAGCAGTAGCGAAAGTCTGCTGGCAGTGATTAATGATATTCTGGATTTTTCTAAAATAGAATCAGGCAGAATGGAGCTGGAAAACTATGACTTCAACCTAAGAAATTGTGTAGAAGATGTGCTTGATCTGTTTGCTACTAAGGCTACCTCCAATAGGGTAGATCTGGTTTTACAAATGGATAGTCATATTCCGATTCAGGTTAAAGGTGATCCCCTTCGCTTGCGTCAGATATTGATGAATCTGGTGGGCAATGCCATCAAGTTTACAGAGAAAGGAGAGGTGTTTATAGGTATTCACTTATTGCATAGAAATGAAACTGATCTGGCACTGAAATTTGAAATCAGAGATACCGGTATTGGAATTCCTGCTGAAAAAATGGAAAGGCTTTTCCAGGCTTTCTCTCAGGGAGATCCTTCCACTACCCGTAAGTATGGAGGCTCCGGACTTGGACTGGTAATTTGTGAAAAACTGATTGAGATGATGGGAGGAAATATTCAGGTACAGAGCAAAGAAGGAGTAGGTTCATCATTTACATTTAATATTCAGATACAAAACAGCCAGCAAATAAAGGAGGATACTATCATTAGGGAGATAGCATGTTTGCAAGGCAAACGTGTGCTGATCGCTGATAATAATGCGAAAGTAAGAGAGGTATTAAGCATGCAACTGAAAGCGTGGAAACTTTTTCCGGTAGCAGCAGCTTCATTTGAACACGCCATGAAGTTGTTAGAAGATAATTCGTTCGATTTAATCATGATGGATAGCCAGATGCCAGGTATGAGTGAAATCAGGCTTAATAAAAAAATCGCCAACCAAGGTTTTCAGATACCGCTCATATTTTTAAATGTTGTAGGTAATGATGGTGAGTTGATATCTGAGAGGCACATTACCTCTGTTTTACATAAACCTATCCGCCAGCAGGTATTACTTGACCACCTTCTGAGTATATTTAGACAAGTAGAAACTCAGGTAAAAGTGGAGAGTGAAACCAGGGTGCTGTCAGACCACCTGGCGGTGCAGTATCCTCTGAGCATATTAATTGCAGAAGATAATCTGGTAAACCAGAAATTAGCCACAAGAATTTTAGAAAAGCTAGGGTACACACCTGATCTTGCTAAAGATGGAAAAGAGGCGGTGGAAGCGGTGTTTCAAAAGCATTATGACATCATATTTATGGATGTGCAAATGCCTGAGATGGACGGTCTTGATGCAACCAGGGAAATCCGCAAAACCTCAAGTTATCAGCCGGTAATCATCGCCCTGACAGCAAATGCGATGCAGGGAGATCGGGAAATGTGCCTAAAAGCACAAATGAATGACTATCTACACAAACCTTTCAAAATAGATGAATTGGCAAACATAATCAAACATTGGGCTTCAAAACTTCGGATTGAGAAAGAGCACCAACTTAACCCGTGA
- the kduI gene encoding 5-dehydro-4-deoxy-D-glucuronate isomerase yields the protein MHTYYSTRHAIHPDDSKAYDTAKLRKSYLVEKLFQEDTIQLTSTLYDRYIIGGVHPVDKALTLESFPTLRAEHFLERREIGIINVGVESKISVEGKSYSLAPKEALYIGKGVKDVIFHPSDSGETFFYFNSAPAHQVFPTNKVSLEQAETVELGAPENSNHRILRKMLVSPIIQTCQLQMGITELQTGSVWNTMPAHTHDRRMEAYFYFNLPEDQAVCHFMGEAEETRHIFVHNKQAVISPPWSIHSGAGTSSYSFIWGMAGENLDYGDMDKVAPKALR from the coding sequence ATGCACACTTATTATTCTACCAGACATGCTATTCATCCAGACGATAGTAAGGCTTATGATACTGCTAAGCTCCGAAAATCCTATTTGGTTGAAAAACTTTTTCAAGAAGACACAATTCAGCTTACCTCTACTTTGTATGATCGTTATATCATAGGAGGCGTCCATCCTGTAGACAAAGCCTTGACCCTTGAAAGCTTTCCTACTTTACGAGCAGAGCATTTTCTGGAAAGAAGAGAAATCGGAATCATTAATGTGGGTGTAGAAAGTAAGATATCCGTAGAGGGAAAATCTTATAGCCTAGCTCCTAAAGAAGCATTGTACATAGGCAAAGGTGTTAAGGACGTGATCTTCCATCCTTCGGATTCCGGTGAGACTTTCTTTTATTTCAACTCAGCACCGGCACATCAGGTCTTTCCTACTAACAAAGTATCGCTGGAGCAGGCAGAAACTGTTGAACTAGGCGCACCTGAGAACTCAAACCACCGCATTCTCCGAAAAATGCTGGTAAGCCCAATCATCCAGACCTGCCAGTTGCAAATGGGGATTACTGAACTGCAAACCGGCAGTGTCTGGAATACGATGCCTGCACATACGCATGACAGAAGAATGGAAGCTTACTTCTATTTCAACCTTCCTGAAGATCAGGCAGTGTGTCATTTTATGGGCGAAGCAGAAGAAACACGTCATATTTTTGTCCACAATAAACAGGCAGTAATTTCTCCTCCCTGGTCAATACACAGTGGGGCAGGCACCAGCAGTTATTCTTTTATCTGGGGAATGGCTGGAGAGAATCTGGATTATGGTGATATGGATAAGGTTGCACCTAAAGCACTTAGATAA
- a CDS encoding glycoside hydrolase family 28 protein, with protein sequence MDSGTNLLSSFFILLLPLVLCSSCGSSTSQEQEDTTIANNDAWEQVETILAQIKAPVFPDQDFLISNYGAVGDGSQDNTLAFQQAIEACSAEGGGRVVVPEGDFFTGPIHLKSNVNLHLEEGAKILFSTNPDDYLPLVHTRWEGVELMNYSPLIYAFEENNIAITGKGVLDGQASKANWWPWKGREEYGWQEGMPHQGEEGNRSALFEMAEDRVPVSERTFGPGHYLRPQFVQTYRCENVLIEGVTFVNSPMWILNPVLCTNMTIQGVTVESQGPNSDGCDPESCKNVLIKDCFFNTGDDCIAIKSGRNADGRSINVPSENIVIQNCTMANGHGGVVIGSEISGGARNIFAENCTMNSPLLDRVLRIKTSSMRGGVVENVYMRNIEVGQVAEQVIRVNMFYEDSGSFLPTVRNIEVQNMSVEHGGEVGVLLEGYAQSPVENIRLVDVTINDVKVPYRFSNVKDVEFEEVTINGESIISPAEKSSGL encoded by the coding sequence ATGGACTCTGGAACTAACCTCTTGTCTTCCTTTTTTATTCTCTTGCTACCCCTTGTTTTATGCTCCTCCTGCGGGAGTAGTACAAGTCAGGAACAGGAAGACACAACTATAGCGAACAATGATGCTTGGGAGCAGGTAGAGACAATATTAGCACAGATCAAAGCCCCGGTTTTTCCCGATCAGGATTTTTTGATTAGTAATTACGGCGCTGTGGGAGACGGAAGTCAGGATAATACGCTGGCATTTCAACAGGCTATAGAAGCCTGTTCTGCTGAAGGTGGAGGAAGAGTAGTAGTACCTGAAGGAGATTTTTTTACAGGTCCTATCCATCTGAAGAGTAACGTAAACCTACATTTGGAGGAGGGAGCAAAAATCTTGTTTTCTACCAATCCTGATGACTACCTGCCTTTGGTACATACCCGCTGGGAAGGCGTAGAACTGATGAACTACTCTCCTCTGATCTATGCCTTTGAAGAAAATAATATAGCCATTACTGGGAAGGGAGTACTGGATGGACAGGCCAGTAAGGCCAACTGGTGGCCGTGGAAAGGTCGTGAAGAATACGGCTGGCAGGAAGGTATGCCGCACCAGGGTGAAGAAGGTAATCGTTCGGCCTTATTTGAGATGGCAGAAGATAGAGTGCCTGTCAGCGAACGTACGTTTGGGCCGGGCCATTATCTGCGTCCTCAGTTCGTGCAGACTTATCGTTGTGAGAATGTGCTGATTGAAGGCGTCACTTTTGTCAATTCACCCATGTGGATACTCAATCCGGTACTATGTACCAATATGACAATCCAGGGTGTGACCGTAGAAAGTCAGGGACCCAACTCAGACGGCTGTGATCCGGAATCCTGCAAAAATGTATTGATCAAAGACTGCTTTTTTAATACCGGAGACGATTGCATTGCTATCAAATCCGGTAGAAACGCTGACGGACGTAGCATCAATGTACCCAGTGAGAATATTGTGATCCAGAACTGTACTATGGCCAATGGGCATGGAGGTGTGGTGATTGGCAGTGAGATTTCTGGTGGCGCCAGAAATATCTTTGCTGAAAACTGCACGATGAACAGCCCTTTGCTGGACAGAGTTTTAAGGATTAAGACCAGCTCTATGCGGGGCGGAGTAGTAGAAAATGTGTATATGAGAAATATAGAAGTAGGTCAGGTGGCTGAGCAGGTGATCAGGGTTAATATGTTTTATGAAGATTCAGGCTCATTCTTGCCCACCGTGAGGAATATTGAAGTACAGAACATGAGTGTAGAACATGGAGGCGAGGTGGGCGTGCTGCTGGAAGGTTATGCACAGTCTCCGGTAGAAAATATCCGTTTAGTGGATGTCACCATCAATGATGTGAAGGTTCCCTATAGGTTTTCTAATGTCAAAGATGTGGAGTTTGAAGAAGTAACCATTAATGGAGAAAGCATTATATCTCCCGCAGAGAAATCATCAGGATTGTAA